Within the Planctomycetota bacterium genome, the region GATCAGGTAATAGTGATTGAGGTAGTTCGCGCGGTCGATGAGCCACGCGTACGTGAAGCCGAGCCCGAAGAGAAACGCGCTCGCGCGCGGCTGAACTCCGGCTGCCATCGCCGCCGCGAGCCCCCCGAGGACCGCGAAATGCACGTGCATCCACGGGCGCGGCCACGGCCGGATCCACTCCAGCCCCGGCCACGGGAAGAAATGGCGCGGCTCATGGAACTGCGCGTCGATCCACCCGTTCAGGAAGTAGCGCGCCACCTGAATCGCCAGGAGCGCGCCGAAGACGGTCCGGAACACCGCCACCGCCGTTCCGTCCACCGGCGCGAAGGGGTCGAAACGCTTCCCGCCCCCCGCCGGGCCGCTAATCTCCATCGAAGTCCCCGAACCGCAGGCTGCTCCGGTAGGCCGCCACGAGGTGCACCGCCAGGCGGTCCCGCAGCACCTGGAGCATGTTGAACGCGTTCAGCACGGCGTCCGGGTGGCGCACCACCGCCTCCTCAAGCGGCTCCGGAATCGCCGCCACGTCCTGCCTGGACTTGCGCAGAGCCAGCCGGACCGACGCGTCCAGCTCCGGCGCCGCCCGGACTACGCCGGGAGAGAGCTTCTCGTAAAGGCGCTCGACTCCCTCGATCTCCGCGCGCAGTTCCGCCAGCGCGTGGCCGCCGGCGCGCGACCGGACGAGTTCCGGCCGCGGCTCGCCCGTGCCGGTCCGAAGAACTCCGAGCGGACGCCCCAGCCGCTCATCCTTCACCCGCTCCAGAAACTGCACCAGGGCGTTGATGATTTCGTCGAGCGCGGCGTCGGCCGTCGCGTACGGCGAATCCCCGCGGCCCGGCCGGGCGAACCGGTCCGCGAACCCGCCCCCCGAAGGCTCCCAGAAGTCCCGCACCGCGCGCGCCGTGCGCTCCAGATCCGCCGCAAGGGCTTCCACGAATTCCCGCCGCCGCCCTTCGCCCGGCTCCAGAAGGCGCGCGTCGGCGAAAAGGAAAAACTCGATCGCCCCGAACCCCTTGAGAGGAGCGCCGAGCGCCTCGACGGCGCAGGCCCGCGCCCGCGCCTCCTCGAGAGCCCCGGGGGGAGCCGCCGGCGTGTCCATCTTGGCCGCGAGAAAACGGTCGCGCTCCGGTCCGATGAAGTGCGGCCCGCACGCCGCCCAGGCGAGGCGGGCCGCCTTCCAGGCCTCGCGCGCGGCGCGCCGCGCCTCCTCCGAGGGCGAGCGCGCGAGCGCGGACGCCGCCCGCCGCAGATCCCCCGCCCGCTCCGCCAGCGCCCGGTACTGGGGCACGATGACGCCCCACGCCAGCTCGCCGAGGAGCCTCTCGCGCTCCGACGAGCGACGCAGGCGTCCCCGAAGCGCCGCCCCGGCCGCCAGGGCCGCCGCCGCCAGCGCCAGAAGAATCGCGACCCGAAGCCTCACAGATCCCTCAGAAACGCCAGGAGCGCTTCCCGTTCGGAGGCGGGAAGCGCGCGGAAGTATTCGCGCGCGGACGCCCCTTCGCCGCCGTGCCAGAGGATCGCTTCGGCCGGAGTCCTCGCCCGGCCGTCGTGGAGATACGAGGCGCGGCCGCCCCCGACCCGGTCGGCCAATCCGATCCCCCACAAAGGCGGCGTGCGCCACTCGCGCCCTTCCGCTTCGAACTCCGGCCGCCCGTCCTCCAGGTCGCGGCCCATGTCGTGCAGAAGAAGATCCGTGTACGGAAAAATCGTCTGCCGCGACAGTTCCGGAAAGCCGGGGACGTCGCCCGTCTCCCAGCGCGGAGTATGGCACGACGCGCAGGCGGCTTCAAAATGGCGGCGCCCGCGGCGCACCCGAGGATCGTCCGGCGCCCGCCGTCCCGGCACCGCCAGGAGGCGCACGTAGAGCGTCACGAACCCCAGCTTCTCGCCGTCGATCTCCGGCTCGCCGCCGCTCGGGAGGCCGGCCGGGGCCCTCTGCGCGGACGTGTGATTCTCCCGCGGAAAAAGAGGCGAGGTCACCCCCATGTCGCCCTGGAACGCGGCCGCGACCTGCTCCTCCACGGTCGGCCGCCCGGCCTTCCACCCGAAGCGGCCGAGCGCGGACCGTCCCGTCCGGAGATCCGTCGCCCGGTTCGGCCGCCCCGAGATGCCGTCCCCGTCCGCGTCCCCGGGATCCGCGCGCTCGAGGATCCGGCGCTCCGGAATGGCCTCCAGGAGACCCATCCCGATAACCGCGGGAGCCAGTCGCGGCGAGACGCGAAGTCCGTCCTCCTCGAGCGGCCCGTAGCCCGGACGCTCCAGCCGATAGACCGGGCGCCGGAGGGAATAGGGCGTTCCATCGCCGTACCGGCCCGGCACGTCCTCATAGGAGACGGCCGGAACCGCTTCCGGAGGCACGCCCGGCACGGCGTGTGTCTGGATCTGGTCGCCGTAGACGGGATGAGGAGCGCCGTCGCGCGCGCCGATCCGCAGAAGCAATCCCACGAAGGGCTCGCCCGGTTCCGGGGCCCGCCCGCGGCCGTCCTTGAAATGGCAGGCCGAGCAGGAGGCGGCGTTGAAAAGCGGCCCCAGGCCGTCCCGCCCGGCGGCGGAGGCCGGCGCGATCACCCAGTTGGCGCGAAAGAGCGAGTTGCCTGCGAAAAAGGCTTCGCGCCGGGAGGGCTCCAGGGTGGCCAGAGGAAACCCGAAGGCGTTTTCCGAGACGTCGAAGACCGTTCCTGCGCCGCCCGAAAACCGCTCCGCGGACGGGCCGCATCCGGCCAGGAGAATCGCCAGCGCCGTCGGCCCGTACCTCAAGGCAACCTCGTCGTTACCGGAAGCCCCAGGCGATCGGCCAGACGCGAGAATGCGCGGTTGAAACGATCGAGCGCCCCGAGCGCGCGCAGGATGGCCCGGCGTCCGGGACGATCGTCCTCCCCGAGAATCGCCTGGTCGAACGGTTCAAGATCCGGACTCCGCAGCGCCTCGATCGCGTCCTCGAGCGCCCGCGCGACGTCGGCGGCCAGGCGGGGATCGATCCGCCGCGCCAGCTCTCCCACGCCGATCTCCCACACCCGTCGCACTCCGAGGGCGTTGTGGAGGTGGTCGAGATGCGTCGTGTCGCTGAAGCAGGAGTGCTCTTCTTCCTTGTCCTTGAGCGTAAACGGCGCGGCGAGCCGTTCGCCGCGCAGTTCGCCCACGGCCATCGTGCCCACGCCCGTGAGGATCCGGGATAGTGCTTCCTCCACGGGGAGGCTCAGGAACGTCTCCCGATAGTTGCCGGGACGCACGGGCGCCCACTGGTCGCGCACCCAGGAGAGGTCCCGGACGAGCAGGTCCGCGCACAGCTCCAGGTACGCCCGGCGGCGCGGCGCGTTCGGCAACGTGCCCCTGTCGGCGAATTCGGTGAACGGGCGGGCCCCGCCGCCGGGGCCGGGGCTCCGGTCCTGTCCCCACAGGAGGAATTCGATCGCGTGCCAGCCCGTGGTCACGTGGGTCTCGCCGCCGGCCCCATGGGCGCGGCGAAGCGCCGCCTCGTCGATTGAGGGGAAGCCGGCCGGATCGTTGATGATCCCGGAGAACGGCCGGCCGTCCACCGAGTCGATGTAGCTCTCGTCCACGGGCCAGGCGTTGATGAAGGTTTCAGGGCCGTCGGGACTCCGGTCGATGGGCCCGCCCGAGAAGCGCGCGATTTCGGTCTCCAGATAAGCGGGCCGGGCGCGCACCCAGGCGGCCTTGCAGGATTCCAGGCCCTCCAGGGAGGGGCGGCGGACGAACGCGCGGATCTCCTCCCGCAGCGCGGCGGCCCGGTCCGTCGCGTCCGCGTACGCGGCGTGCAGGTGATCCGCGTACCGGAGGATGACCGGGCGGGCGAGGGCGGAGTCCCATCGGCGCGGCGGGCCGGCGGCCGTCCACGCGGCCGCGGCCGCCAGGATCGCCGCGGCGGCCAGACCGGCGGTCTTCCGCGACATTCGGCGGCCCTCTCAGGGATCGCGTCGAGGGCGGTTCCTCATCAAAAGAAGGGCGGACAGGATCGAAAGCAGCGCTCCCCCGGCCGTCGGCGCCGCGCCCGCGGATCCCATCGAGCAGCGGTCGCCGGCCAGGCCTTCTTCGCCCTCGTCCCGATCCGCGTCGCCCGAGCCTCCCGAGGCCGCGCGGGCGTAGGAGATCGTGATCCGGGCGGAAGCCGAGTTGCCGGCCGCGTCGTAGGCCGTGAAGGTGACGGGGTTATCGCCCGCGGCCAGCTCAATCGAAGCGCTCCAGGACGCCGTGCCCGAGGCCGTTCCGGTATCCCCCGTGGCCGCGTTGAACCAGCTCACGCGGACGACGTCCACGTTGTCCGAAGCGGTGCCGCTCACCCGGACGGGCTCGGAGGCGGCCGTGTACCGGCCGGTCGTGCTCGGGGCCGTGATGGAAATCGACGGCGGGGTCGTATCGCCCGACGGCGGCGTGTAGGTGACGGTGAGGGTGTCGGTCGCGGTGTTCCCCGCGGCATCATAGGCGGTCACGGTGATCGCGTTCGAGCCGGGGTTGAGGGGAACCGTGGCGGTCCACGAGGCCGTGCCGGCGGCGACGCCCGAGGAACCGGTGGCGGCGTTCGACCAGCGGATCTGGCTGACGCCCACGTTGTCGGAGGCCGAGCCCCCCAGCGTCACCGGCGAAGAAGTCGTCGAGTACGACGAGCCGGTGGTCGGCGAGGAGATGGTGATCGTCGGAGGCGTGGTGTCGCCCGAAGGCGGCGGCGTCGTCGTGCTCTTCAGAATCGTGAAGTAATCCCCGACCGTGCCGTCGGAGCGCAGGAACTTGGCGTCGAGCCGGTTTCCGTCGATGTCGAGCACCAGGGAGCCGAGCTGGTTGAGCGAAATGAACATGGCGGGGTGGTTGAGGGAGCCGCCGCTCGTCTTTCCCGAGCTTCCGGCCACGACGTAGACGGCGCCTTCATGGGGCTGGGTTCCGGCCGACTTGCGGTAGGGATTCGGGTCGCGGCCGCTGCCGCCGTCCTTCTTCATGGAGGCCGTGAGGGTCGAGGACGTCCCGTAGTGGCCGTCCAGGAGGAACGAGCGTTCGTAGGAGTGGCTGTGGCCGCAGAGGACGAGATCCACGCCGGCCTCTTCGAGGATGGGGAGGAAGTTCTTGCGCATGTCGATGAGGTACGATTCGGAATCGGAGTTGTGGGAGCCCTTGCTGTAGGGCGGGTGGTGCCAGAAGGCGATGATCCAGTCGCGGGTCGTGGCGGCGGCGTCGTTTTTGACCCAGGTATGCATGGCGCCGCCGACGGTCCGGCTGGTCTCGTAGGAATCCAGACAGATGAAGTGGATATTGGCGTAATCGAACGAATAGTACGCCTCCGTGCCGCTGGCGAGCCCGCCGCACTCGCCGTT harbors:
- a CDS encoding imelysin family protein — translated: MRLRVAILLALAAAALAAGAALRGRLRRSSERERLLGELAWGVIVPQYRALAERAGDLRRAASALARSPSEEARRAAREAWKAARLAWAACGPHFIGPERDRFLAAKMDTPAAPPGALEEARARACAVEALGAPLKGFGAIEFFLFADARLLEPGEGRRREFVEALAADLERTARAVRDFWEPSGGGFADRFARPGRGDSPYATADAALDEIINALVQFLERVKDERLGRPLGVLRTGTGEPRPELVRSRAGGHALAELRAEIEGVERLYEKLSPGVVRAAPELDASVRLALRKSRQDVAAIPEPLEEAVVRHPDAVLNAFNMLQVLRDRLAVHLVAAYRSSLRFGDFDGD
- a CDS encoding di-heme oxidoredictase family protein, which codes for MRYGPTALAILLAGCGPSAERFSGGAGTVFDVSENAFGFPLATLEPSRREAFFAGNSLFRANWVIAPASAAGRDGLGPLFNAASCSACHFKDGRGRAPEPGEPFVGLLLRIGARDGAPHPVYGDQIQTHAVPGVPPEAVPAVSYEDVPGRYGDGTPYSLRRPVYRLERPGYGPLEEDGLRVSPRLAPAVIGMGLLEAIPERRILERADPGDADGDGISGRPNRATDLRTGRSALGRFGWKAGRPTVEEQVAAAFQGDMGVTSPLFPRENHTSAQRAPAGLPSGGEPEIDGEKLGFVTLYVRLLAVPGRRAPDDPRVRRGRRHFEAACASCHTPRWETGDVPGFPELSRQTIFPYTDLLLHDMGRDLEDGRPEFEAEGREWRTPPLWGIGLADRVGGGRASYLHDGRARTPAEAILWHGGEGASAREYFRALPASEREALLAFLRDL
- a CDS encoding imelysin family protein; amino-acid sequence: MSRKTAGLAAAAILAAAAAWTAAGPPRRWDSALARPVILRYADHLHAAYADATDRAAALREEIRAFVRRPSLEGLESCKAAWVRARPAYLETEIARFSGGPIDRSPDGPETFINAWPVDESYIDSVDGRPFSGIINDPAGFPSIDEAALRRAHGAGGETHVTTGWHAIEFLLWGQDRSPGPGGGARPFTEFADRGTLPNAPRRRAYLELCADLLVRDLSWVRDQWAPVRPGNYRETFLSLPVEEALSRILTGVGTMAVGELRGERLAAPFTLKDKEEEHSCFSDTTHLDHLHNALGVRRVWEIGVGELARRIDPRLAADVARALEDAIEALRSPDLEPFDQAILGEDDRPGRRAILRALGALDRFNRAFSRLADRLGLPVTTRLP
- a CDS encoding metallophosphoesterase gives rise to the protein MKKRLPATLGALLLAAVPAWAQTVTRGPYLQQGHSTSVIVRWRTDTPTDSRVRYGTSAGSLTLQADNAASTTEHEVKLTGLSPNTKYYYSIGTTTRTLAGDAGYFFVTAPTPGTVKPTRIWVIGDAGTANSSQRAVRDAYYSFTGSRYTDLWLMLGDNAYDDGTDAEYQAAVFNMYPTLLRQSVVWPTLGNHDGHSADSATLSGPYYNIFSLPKNGECGGLASGTEAYYSFDYANIHFICLDSYETSRTVGGAMHTWVKNDAAATTRDWIIAFWHHPPYSKGSHNSDSESYLIDMRKNFLPILEEAGVDLVLCGHSHSYERSFLLDGHYGTSSTLTASMKKDGGSGRDPNPYRKSAGTQPHEGAVYVVAGSSGKTSGGSLNHPAMFISLNQLGSLVLDIDGNRLDAKFLRSDGTVGDYFTILKSTTTPPPSGDTTPPTITISSPTTGSSYSTTSSPVTLGGSASDNVGVSQIRWSNAATGSSGVAAGTASWTATVPLNPGSNAITVTAYDAAGNTATDTLTVTYTPPSGDTTPPSISITAPSTTGRYTAASEPVRVSGTASDNVDVVRVSWFNAATGDTGTASGTASWSASIELAAGDNPVTFTAYDAAGNSASARITISYARAASGGSGDADRDEGEEGLAGDRCSMGSAGAAPTAGGALLSILSALLLMRNRPRRDP